The proteins below come from a single Macrobrachium nipponense isolate FS-2020 chromosome 17, ASM1510439v2, whole genome shotgun sequence genomic window:
- the LOC135195942 gene encoding uncharacterized protein LOC135195942 yields MVGKGVVEVKVEPPSPPPPKPPPPPNPPPLPPPPPPPNPPPLPPPPNPFHHPPPIPPPKVLLSNTFQNPPPPPPPPPKPPPPPNPPPPPPPPPKPPPPPPNPPPPPNPPPPPNPPPLLPPPPKPPPLPPPPNPLPPPFPKPPPPPPIPIPPPPPNPPPPPFPKPPPPPPPNPPPLPPFSKLPPIPPPPLSPPPPPPPYPPPLPFPKPPPNPLPPPPNPPPSFPLSFPKPLSPTPPSPPPNSHPPTNPLPPPSLSPPNKPPTPSRPSAPLPSALPSNPTSPLQS; encoded by the coding sequence ATGGTTGGGAAAGGAGTCGTTGAAGTAAAAGTTGAACCACCATCTCCTCCTCCACcaaagcctcctcctcctccaaatccaccaccactacctcctcctcctcctcctccaaatccaCCACCACTACCTCCTCCTCCAAATCCATTCCACCACCCTCCTCCTATCCCTCCCCCCAAAGTCCTCCTCTCCAATACCTTCCAAaatccaccaccacctcctcctcctcccccaaagcctcctcctcctccaaatccaccaccacctcctcctcctccaccaaagcctcctcctcctcctccaaatccacctcctcctccaaatccacctcctcctccaaatCCACCACCACTACTGCCTCCTCCACCaaaacctcctcctcttcctcctcctccgaatCCACTACCACCACCTTTTCCAaagcctcctcctccccctccaattCCTATACCTCCACCCCCTCCgaatccaccaccaccaccctttCCAaagcctcctccccctcctcctccgaaTCCACCACCACTCCCACCTTTTTCTAAACTtcctccaattcctcccccacctctatcccctcctcctcctcctcctccatatccACCACCACTACCTTTTCCAAAGCCTCCTCCAAATCCACTACCACCTCCTCCAAACCCTCCaccttctttccctctctcttttccaaaaccTTTATCTCCAACGCCTCCAAGTCCCCCACCAAATAGCCATCCTCCAACAAACCCACTACCTCCCCCAAGTCTTTCTCCACCAAATAAACCACCAACTCCCTCTCGGCCAAGTGCACCACTTCCATCTGCTCTTCCTTCAAACCCGACATCTCCTCTACAGTCATAA
- the LOC135195943 gene encoding uncharacterized protein LOC135195943 has product MYSGVVTVLIAGLIRVALTKPDLINVINENGLNGGAPGKVDSSSHWLIGEQVGALTLEPIIHKNEERKYLPSDFSRVHPGLTYGSAFVDMTTANKKYGTEPTKDRNVEDDPIHSKDFGSRKESSNSDEPRDTQNDTRSSLAQPDAGNGEPLAEVDNVHTTRFIAQTGDSLINKSSVNSNDPHRHKSSLYKGHSLYNPPYVGTDKRADNYKAISRSRRSLTIKASTEVGETLTRKRCSESGHPFTNKPCAEVDNPPINNGGTRTLSVDTSWSAEGSYERSGVERGHHRGGNGRGFGGGGGGGGGGGGRRRRRRRRRRRRF; this is encoded by the coding sequence ATGTATTCAGGTGTGGTGACTGTGCTGATAGCCGGTCTAATACGAGTGGCCCTTACGAAACCAGATCTCATTAACGTAATAAATGAGAATGGCCTAAACGGAGGCGCTCCCGGGAAAGTAGACTCTTCCAGTCACTGGCTCATCGGAGAACAAGTTGGGGCACTGACGCTTGAGCCTATCATTCACAAAAATGAGGAAAGAAAGTACTTGCCCTCTGATTTTAGCAGAGTGCACCCCGGCTTGACCTACGGCAGTGCTTTCGTTGATATGACCACCGCCAACAAGAAATATGGAACAGAGCCCACGAAAGATAGAAATGTAGAAGATGACCCTATTCATTCAAAGGACTTCGGTAGCAGGAAGGAAAGCTCAAATTCTGACGAACCACGTGATACCCAGAATGACACAAGAAGTTCTCTTGCTCAACCAGATGCAGGGAATGGTGAGCCACTCGCAGAGGTAGATAACGTTCATACAACTAGATTTATAGCACAAACAGGCGACTCACTCATTAACAAATCAAGCGTCAACTCAAATGATCCTCATCGTCACAAATCAAGTTTATACAAAGGTCATTCATTGTATAACCCACCATATGTAGGAACGGACAAAAGAGCTGATAACTACAAGGCAATTTCAAGAAGCCGCAGAAGTCTTACGATCAAAGCAAGCACAGAAGTAGGTGAAACACTCACACGCAAACGCTGTTCCGAGTCAGGTCACCCATTCACAAACAAACCCTGTGCTGAAGTAGACAACCCTCCCATTAACAACGGTGGTACTAGGACTCTAAGTGTGGACACCTCCTGGAGTGCTGAGGGCTCCTACGAAAGATCTGGAGTAGAAAGAGGTCATCACCGTGGGGGAAATGGTAGAggctttggaggaggaggaggaggaggaggaggaggaggaggaaggaggaggaggaggaggaggaggcggaggaggaggttttga